A genomic segment from Tuwongella immobilis encodes:
- a CDS encoding SMP-30/gluconolactonase/LRE family protein, protein MNKWLAVTLCYVMISAPLLADPPKWLLGTAVKLPSETTNQESGYFSIIEGKNQKLYIGSAKYGVNGFLLEYDPKSNRTRVVMDVMQTIGSTATGFAAQAKIHTRNNVGESGVIYVGSKQGYPEKGESKDAYLGGYVLTHDPATGKNLHYGIPKPKHGVISVMPDESRGVVYLSTCSDDRPIDHTHFMMLNLKTKQVRDFGDMEQAYAFIVLDHQGRAYHPIRGGTIARYDPNTDQLERLTVTLDGKPLPDSWTKDHAILNWDTTRDRKTLYSVEMVTNELVKFDLTQSGKVLNGTRVGPILSQAKRIDCRCMCVGPTGTVWMAVTEQGLPRGPQLHLVSYRPGDSAPIHHGPVGVKNPDFTTFVNADGSAKPWHHTMRKEPDGILTPWQPLGICEGSDGVVNIITIAPFTLMRIEGVRRP, encoded by the coding sequence ATGAACAAATGGCTTGCCGTAACCCTTTGCTACGTCATGATTTCCGCACCGCTTCTGGCCGATCCCCCGAAGTGGCTTCTGGGCACCGCCGTGAAGTTGCCCAGCGAGACCACCAATCAGGAAAGCGGCTACTTTTCGATCATTGAGGGCAAGAATCAGAAACTCTACATTGGCTCCGCAAAATACGGCGTCAACGGATTCTTGTTGGAATATGATCCGAAATCCAATCGCACTCGGGTTGTGATGGATGTGATGCAGACAATTGGCTCAACCGCAACGGGGTTTGCGGCCCAGGCCAAAATTCACACACGCAACAACGTCGGCGAAAGCGGCGTGATTTATGTCGGTAGCAAACAGGGGTATCCCGAAAAAGGTGAAAGTAAAGATGCCTATCTGGGTGGCTATGTTCTCACCCATGATCCCGCAACGGGGAAAAATCTCCATTATGGCATTCCCAAGCCAAAACATGGTGTGATTAGTGTCATGCCCGATGAATCTCGGGGGGTGGTCTATCTTTCCACCTGCTCCGATGATCGCCCAATTGACCACACCCATTTCATGATGCTCAATCTCAAAACCAAGCAGGTTCGTGATTTCGGCGACATGGAACAAGCGTATGCCTTTATTGTGTTGGATCATCAAGGGCGTGCCTATCACCCCATACGTGGCGGCACGATCGCCCGATATGACCCGAATACCGATCAGCTCGAACGTCTCACCGTCACGCTCGATGGCAAGCCGCTCCCGGATTCATGGACTAAAGACCACGCCATTCTCAATTGGGACACAACTCGAGATCGGAAAACACTTTACAGCGTAGAGATGGTAACCAACGAACTGGTAAAATTCGACCTGACGCAGTCCGGGAAGGTGCTGAATGGCACTCGAGTCGGTCCGATTCTCAGCCAGGCGAAACGAATCGATTGCCGGTGCATGTGCGTGGGTCCAACGGGAACGGTGTGGATGGCCGTCACGGAACAGGGACTTCCGCGCGGGCCGCAATTGCATTTGGTGAGCTATCGACCAGGAGATTCCGCACCGATCCATCACGGACCTGTGGGAGTGAAAAATCCAGATTTCACGACATTTGTGAATGCAGATGGAAGTGCAAAGCCATGGCATCACACCATGCGCAAGGAACCGGATGGGATCCTGACGCCGTGGCAACCGTTGGGGATTTGTGAGGGGAGCGATGGCGTTGTGAACATCATCACCATCGCACCATTTACATTGATGCGAATCGAAGGGGTCCGTCGTCCCTGA
- a CDS encoding hydroxypyruvate isomerase family protein, with the protein MMQRREFLAQSLAIPAAILSGSTLLAKDSAPLPGQTKNSKFAVNVEMWWTKLPFIQRIEAAAKMGFSAIELWPWRGKDVNAIHETCQRLKIDIIQFTAWGFKPGLNDPNNHTRFVEEIDASCEIAKKWNCPMMTVVGGDDIPGVSQEKMHEAIITGLKKAAPIAEKHGIMLILEPMNILVDHKGHCLYGSEPATKITRAVNSKMVKLNWDLYHMFITEGNLLPNLKKGFDQVGYLQIADHPGRNEPGTGKINFPELLKGVAELGYHGHIGLELRPKTTELAAALAVQKADNW; encoded by the coding sequence ATGATGCAGCGTCGTGAATTCCTGGCACAATCCTTGGCCATTCCCGCAGCGATTCTCTCGGGCAGCACCCTGCTGGCGAAGGATTCCGCCCCCCTGCCCGGCCAGACCAAAAACAGCAAATTCGCCGTGAATGTCGAAATGTGGTGGACCAAGCTACCGTTCATCCAACGCATTGAAGCCGCCGCGAAAATGGGCTTCTCCGCCATTGAACTGTGGCCCTGGCGCGGAAAAGATGTCAACGCCATCCATGAGACCTGCCAACGACTCAAAATCGATATCATTCAATTCACCGCCTGGGGATTTAAGCCCGGCTTAAACGATCCCAACAATCACACCCGGTTTGTCGAAGAAATCGACGCCAGTTGCGAAATCGCCAAAAAATGGAACTGCCCGATGATGACCGTCGTCGGTGGCGATGACATTCCCGGCGTCTCACAAGAAAAAATGCACGAGGCGATTATCACCGGCTTGAAAAAAGCGGCGCCGATCGCCGAAAAGCACGGAATCATGCTCATTTTGGAGCCCATGAACATTCTCGTGGATCACAAAGGCCACTGTCTGTATGGCAGCGAGCCTGCCACCAAAATCACCCGAGCGGTGAATTCCAAAATGGTGAAATTGAACTGGGATCTCTATCACATGTTCATCACCGAAGGAAATCTGTTGCCCAATCTGAAGAAAGGATTCGATCAGGTCGGATATCTGCAAATCGCCGATCACCCCGGACGCAATGAACCCGGCACGGGGAAGATCAATTTCCCGGAATTATTAAAAGGTGTTGCAGAACTGGGATATCACGGCCATATTGGTCTGGAACTGCGCCCGAAAACGACCGAACTTGCCGCCGCCCTCGCCGTTCAAAAAGCCGATAATTGGTGA
- a CDS encoding MFS transporter, translating into MHGIDTSSAPPPMPGDRPWWKELTGYHWFVLVVAMLGWLFDTMDQQLFNLARAPAVAELTRGQQGGLDPKTVAGLTTMIFMIGWATGGLIFGVLGDLLGRVKTLIITILLYSAFTGLSALSVGIYDFCFYRFLTGLGVGGEFAVGVALVAETMPDKARAPALGWLQASSAIGNCMAAIISMILGEMQAQGSLLGWEAWRWMFVIGTGPALLILIIMARLREPEKWLEMKARRDAGDVPPGFVSLFTELFSDARWRKNAIVGFLLGFTGVVGLWGVGFFSFDLLRAVLKEHFSTENLAPEELNGKLAYWTGIASLLQNIGGFFGVLAFSVITQRIGRRPAFLLAFLAAMGATLLTFSSLKTFDDIYWMIPLLGFCQLTIFGGFAIYFPELFPTRLRSTGISFCYNIGRYFASVGPLTLGLLASNVYGQFGEVQSWRYAGMTMCSIFILGMVTLLFAPETKGKPLPE; encoded by the coding sequence ATGCACGGAATTGACACTTCCTCGGCGCCACCGCCCATGCCGGGCGATCGACCTTGGTGGAAAGAACTGACCGGCTACCATTGGTTCGTTCTCGTGGTGGCCATGCTCGGTTGGCTGTTCGATACCATGGATCAACAGTTGTTCAACCTTGCGCGTGCCCCGGCCGTCGCGGAATTGACGCGCGGTCAGCAAGGCGGACTGGATCCCAAGACCGTCGCGGGCCTCACCACCATGATCTTCATGATCGGGTGGGCGACGGGCGGCCTGATCTTCGGCGTCTTGGGCGACCTGTTGGGACGTGTCAAAACCTTGATTATCACGATTCTGCTTTACTCCGCGTTCACCGGATTAAGTGCATTGTCGGTCGGGATTTACGACTTCTGCTTCTATCGATTCTTGACCGGGTTGGGCGTTGGTGGGGAGTTCGCCGTCGGGGTGGCGCTCGTCGCGGAGACCATGCCAGACAAGGCCCGCGCTCCCGCGTTGGGCTGGCTGCAAGCCTCCTCCGCGATTGGCAACTGCATGGCTGCCATCATCAGCATGATTCTCGGCGAAATGCAAGCTCAAGGATCGCTGCTGGGCTGGGAAGCCTGGCGATGGATGTTCGTCATTGGCACTGGCCCCGCGCTGTTGATTCTGATCATCATGGCTCGACTCCGCGAACCGGAAAAGTGGTTGGAGATGAAAGCCCGACGCGATGCGGGCGATGTGCCACCGGGGTTCGTCTCCCTGTTCACCGAGTTGTTTTCCGATGCTCGATGGCGGAAAAATGCGATCGTCGGTTTTCTGCTCGGCTTCACCGGTGTCGTTGGCCTGTGGGGGGTCGGATTCTTCAGTTTCGATTTGTTGCGGGCCGTGCTGAAGGAGCATTTCAGCACGGAAAATTTAGCCCCAGAAGAACTCAATGGCAAACTCGCGTATTGGACTGGGATCGCATCGTTGCTGCAAAATATCGGCGGATTCTTTGGAGTGTTGGCATTCTCCGTGATTACGCAGCGCATTGGCCGACGCCCGGCCTTCTTGCTGGCATTCCTGGCAGCCATGGGGGCGACGCTACTGACCTTCAGTTCGCTCAAGACATTCGACGACATCTATTGGATGATTCCACTGTTGGGATTCTGCCAACTCACCATTTTTGGCGGGTTCGCGATCTACTTCCCGGAATTGTTCCCGACTCGACTGCGCAGCACGGGGATTTCTTTCTGCTACAATATCGGTCGATACTTTGCCTCCGTAGGGCCGCTGACGTTGGGCCTGTTGGCCAGCAATGTCTACGGCCAATTTGGAGAAGTGCAAAGCTGGCGCTACGCCGGGATGACGATGTGCAGTATCTTTATCCTCGGCATGGTCACACTGCTATTTGCGCCGGAAACAAAGGGCAAACCGTTGCCTGAATAA
- the proC gene encoding pyrroline-5-carboxylate reductase — translation MTQSAAKPIQIGFLGSGQMATALASAWKRAGLMHESSLASDPIAVARERFTQTTGLQAVASNLEVAQRAELIILAVKPQMLPALLNEIRPALTPAQVIVSIAAGITLRQLSEQLGTTTRLIRVMPNTPCLVNASATGIAASPSATADDLAMVSTLFNAVGRAFVLAEPLLDAVTGLSGSGPAFVYLMIEAMSDGGVRMGLPRDVATALAAQTVLGAARMVLETGSHPGVLKDQVTSPGGTTIAGIHELERGGMRAAFMNAVEAASKRATELGRG, via the coding sequence ATGACGCAATCAGCAGCCAAACCAATCCAAATCGGCTTCCTTGGCTCGGGGCAGATGGCCACCGCGCTTGCCAGCGCGTGGAAGCGAGCCGGGCTGATGCACGAGAGCAGTTTGGCCAGCGATCCGATTGCGGTAGCCCGCGAGCGATTCACGCAAACCACAGGCTTGCAAGCGGTTGCGTCGAATCTGGAAGTCGCCCAGCGTGCGGAACTAATCATCTTGGCAGTCAAGCCGCAAATGCTGCCCGCACTGCTGAACGAAATCCGCCCGGCGTTAACCCCCGCACAAGTGATCGTTTCGATTGCCGCAGGAATCACCTTGCGACAACTATCGGAGCAATTGGGGACGACCACGCGGTTGATTCGGGTGATGCCGAATACGCCCTGCTTGGTGAATGCCAGCGCCACGGGAATTGCGGCCTCGCCCTCGGCGACGGCCGACGATCTGGCGATGGTGAGTACACTATTCAATGCCGTGGGGCGGGCATTCGTGTTGGCCGAGCCGCTGTTGGACGCCGTCACGGGATTATCAGGCTCTGGCCCCGCCTTTGTGTATCTGATGATTGAAGCGATGAGCGATGGTGGGGTGCGCATGGGGCTGCCTCGGGATGTCGCCACCGCGCTTGCCGCGCAGACGGTTTTGGGGGCGGCCCGCATGGTGTTGGAAACCGGGTCGCACCCCGGCGTTCTGAAGGATCAAGTCACCAGTCCGGGTGGCACGACAATTGCTGGAATTCATGAGTTGGAACGTGGAGGCATGCGGGCGGCTTTCATGAACGCCGTCGAGGCCGCCTCCAAACGGGCAACCGAGTTGGGCCGCGGCTAG
- the guaA gene encoding glutamine-hydrolyzing GMP synthase produces MMNPSLESERILIFDFGSQYAQLIARRVREQNVFCQIVRHDLPAKRVAELAPKGIIFSGGPSSVYEPNAPQCDPAIFELGIPVLGICYGMQLACQTLGGKVGRNHAREYGRADCRVLESTGLFENVDASTVVWMSHGDQVQAIEGDFLPLAETDTCPIAAVRHRTRPVYGLQFHPEVSHTPQGSIVLRNFLRNVCGCQGLWKMQTFIERSIEDLKTRVGTSRVICGLSGGVDSAVTAALLLRAIGHQVACIFVDNGLLREGESDLVRKTFRDWFRADLHVVDAKDRFLSALKGVTDPQQKRKIIGKVFIDVFKAEAQHIPDARFLAQGTLYPDVIESGGAADGPAATIKTHHNVGGLPKELGFELVEPLRDLFKDEVRRLGTELGLPESLVWRHPFPGPGLAVRCLGEITPEKLATLRHADVIFLDELERSGWYRRTAQAFAVLLPVQSVGVMGDGRTYEDTIALRAVQTDDFMTADWSRLPEDLLARASTRIINNVKGVNRVVYDISSKPPATIEWE; encoded by the coding sequence ATGATGAACCCATCTCTCGAGAGCGAACGCATTCTCATTTTCGATTTCGGCTCGCAATACGCCCAGCTGATTGCCCGACGGGTGCGCGAGCAGAACGTATTCTGCCAGATTGTGCGGCACGATCTGCCGGCCAAACGTGTCGCCGAACTGGCACCCAAGGGGATTATCTTCTCCGGCGGGCCGTCGAGCGTCTACGAACCCAATGCCCCTCAATGCGATCCCGCGATTTTTGAATTGGGCATTCCAGTTCTCGGAATTTGCTACGGCATGCAACTCGCCTGCCAAACCCTGGGCGGCAAAGTCGGACGCAACCACGCGCGGGAATACGGCCGCGCCGATTGTCGTGTGCTCGAATCGACCGGGCTGTTCGAGAATGTCGATGCCTCGACGGTCGTCTGGATGAGCCACGGCGACCAAGTCCAGGCAATCGAAGGCGATTTTCTGCCGCTGGCGGAAACCGACACCTGCCCCATCGCTGCGGTGCGCCACCGCACTCGGCCGGTCTACGGTCTGCAATTCCACCCGGAAGTGAGCCACACGCCGCAAGGGAGCATCGTACTTCGCAACTTCTTGCGGAATGTCTGTGGCTGTCAGGGGTTATGGAAGATGCAGACGTTCATTGAACGCAGCATCGAAGACCTCAAGACGCGAGTGGGAACGTCGCGCGTCATCTGCGGACTGAGTGGCGGGGTCGATTCCGCGGTCACGGCCGCATTGCTGTTGCGAGCGATTGGGCATCAAGTCGCATGCATCTTTGTCGACAATGGCTTGCTCCGCGAAGGCGAATCCGATCTCGTTCGCAAGACTTTCCGCGATTGGTTCCGTGCCGATCTGCACGTCGTGGATGCCAAAGATCGGTTCCTCTCCGCGCTAAAGGGCGTTACCGACCCGCAGCAGAAGCGGAAAATCATTGGCAAAGTCTTCATCGATGTGTTTAAGGCGGAAGCGCAACATATTCCTGATGCTCGCTTTCTGGCACAAGGAACGCTCTACCCGGACGTGATCGAATCCGGTGGGGCGGCGGATGGGCCGGCGGCGACGATCAAGACGCACCATAACGTCGGTGGGTTGCCCAAAGAATTGGGCTTCGAGTTGGTCGAGCCATTGCGGGATCTGTTCAAGGACGAAGTTCGTCGATTGGGCACCGAATTGGGCCTGCCGGAATCGCTCGTCTGGCGGCATCCATTCCCGGGACCGGGGTTGGCCGTTCGCTGTCTCGGCGAGATTACCCCCGAGAAACTCGCGACGTTGCGTCATGCCGACGTGATTTTCTTGGATGAATTGGAACGCTCCGGCTGGTATCGTCGCACCGCCCAAGCCTTTGCGGTACTCCTGCCCGTGCAATCGGTCGGTGTCATGGGCGATGGACGCACGTATGAAGATACCATTGCACTGCGGGCCGTTCAGACCGACGATTTTATGACCGCCGATTGGTCCCGCTTGCCCGAGGATCTGCTCGCGCGAGCCAGCACGCGGATCATCAACAACGTCAAAGGCGTCAATCGGGTGGTGTACGACATCAGTTCGAAGCCACCTGCGACGATCGAATGGGAATAA
- the dapF gene encoding diaminopimelate epimerase, translated as MRFTKMQGAGNDYVYVNCFQEPVPADPAKVSIAVSDRHFGIGSDGMILICPSEVADAKMRMFNADGSESEMCGNGLRCVAKYVYDHGIARKPELALETGRGILHVKLDVQNDKAVRATIDMGEPILKSEMIPTTLPGDPPINHPLEVGGRTLHVTCVSMGNPHCISFVEELDDALVHGIGPLVEKHSVFPRRVNAEFIRINSRTDATMRVWERGSGETLACGTGACAVCVAGVLTGKMDRKITIHLLGGDLELHWSEADNHVYMTGPAVEVFSGEWPSE; from the coding sequence ATGCGCTTTACGAAAATGCAAGGTGCCGGCAACGATTACGTCTACGTGAACTGCTTCCAGGAGCCGGTCCCGGCTGATCCCGCCAAGGTCAGCATCGCCGTTTCCGATCGGCACTTCGGCATTGGTTCGGATGGGATGATTCTCATTTGTCCATCCGAAGTGGCCGATGCCAAGATGCGCATGTTCAATGCCGACGGTTCGGAATCGGAAATGTGCGGCAACGGCCTTCGCTGTGTCGCCAAATATGTCTACGATCACGGCATTGCCCGCAAACCCGAATTGGCATTGGAGACCGGCCGAGGCATCCTGCATGTCAAACTCGATGTGCAGAATGACAAAGCGGTCCGCGCCACGATTGATATGGGTGAGCCGATTCTGAAGAGTGAAATGATTCCGACGACGCTGCCGGGCGATCCGCCGATCAATCACCCGCTCGAAGTCGGTGGCCGCACGTTGCACGTCACCTGTGTCTCGATGGGCAATCCGCACTGCATTAGCTTCGTCGAAGAATTGGATGATGCCCTCGTCCACGGGATTGGCCCGTTGGTGGAGAAGCATTCGGTGTTTCCGCGGCGGGTGAATGCCGAGTTTATCCGAATTAACTCCCGTACCGATGCAACGATGCGCGTGTGGGAGCGTGGATCGGGGGAGACGCTGGCCTGTGGCACCGGGGCGTGTGCGGTCTGCGTGGCCGGTGTGCTGACCGGAAAGATGGATCGAAAGATCACGATTCATCTTCTCGGGGGCGATCTGGAATTGCACTGGTCCGAAGCCGATAATCATGTTTACATGACAGGCCCGGCCGTGGAAGTGTTCTCTGGCGAATGGCCGTCAGAGTAA
- a CDS encoding lysophospholipid acyltransferase family protein, protein MKLRKPWMISTAAALGALALRSWLATVRYRYQPLGPNMDPHRPEMTGRYLYAFWHENILLPASQYARPDIHVLISQHADGQLITKICKRLGFSVVNGSTTRGGVKAFREMVSISETSHLAITPDGPRGPRRIVQPGVVMLAARTGLPIVTMGIAYAAAWRAKSWDRFAMPKPFSRAHLVTGELIHVPATVTPETLEPYRLWVQASLDHATAAAEAWAASNRWQAPEPLIPPPLSEPTADAA, encoded by the coding sequence ATGAAATTGCGAAAGCCCTGGATGATTTCCACCGCCGCCGCGCTCGGCGCACTCGCGTTGCGCTCCTGGCTGGCGACGGTACGCTATCGCTACCAACCACTTGGGCCGAATATGGACCCGCATCGTCCGGAAATGACCGGACGATATTTGTACGCCTTTTGGCACGAAAATATCCTGCTGCCCGCATCGCAATATGCTCGTCCAGACATTCATGTGCTGATTAGTCAGCATGCGGACGGGCAGCTCATCACGAAAATTTGCAAGCGACTTGGCTTCTCGGTCGTCAACGGCTCGACCACTCGCGGCGGCGTCAAGGCATTTCGGGAGATGGTCAGCATCTCCGAAACCTCGCACTTGGCCATCACCCCGGATGGTCCGCGTGGCCCCCGACGGATTGTGCAACCAGGCGTGGTGATGCTCGCCGCTCGCACGGGGCTGCCGATCGTGACGATGGGCATTGCCTATGCGGCGGCTTGGCGCGCGAAAAGTTGGGACCGCTTTGCGATGCCCAAACCGTTTAGCCGCGCCCATCTGGTGACCGGCGAGTTGATTCATGTGCCAGCGACGGTGACGCCGGAAACCCTAGAGCCTTATCGACTTTGGGTGCAAGCTTCGCTGGATCATGCCACGGCTGCGGCGGAAGCCTGGGCCGCGAGCAATCGCTGGCAAGCACCCGAGCCGCTGATTCCACCCCCACTTTCGGAACCGACCGCAGACGCCGCATGA